The Tripterygium wilfordii isolate XIE 37 chromosome 1, ASM1340144v1, whole genome shotgun sequence sequence ACTTTCTTCTCTAGGGGATATGAGATTTAGAGCGCCAAGCCTTTTCGCTACTACTCGATAGCTCCCCCAGTGACATTGCAGAGGCTTATGCCCTGCCTATTTCAGTCGTTTCTACGGTATTTGTGTGttgaataataatattaaatgataattattataataagtATTAGGGGGACGTGGACGCAAGCAAAAGAGCGCGCCAATATCTGACCCCAATGACTGGTGAGCTGCAAACTTCCCTAAACATGAGACCCGTTGCTTACTCCCCCTCTCGTTTCGCTTCCCCTactctgtctctctcttctcctccctCTGATCTGCATTCGCTTCACGATCCGATTGCCTCAAAAAATAGGATTATCACGACTATAATTCATGTTTTGTTACGATTGATCTATGAGTCCTGGATTCTGATTTCTTGGATTACCTCGACGAGAGAGTTTGATGAGAGgtccaaataaaaagaaaaaagcaaatgCATCTATGAAGACTGGGCCACGGAAGTTGCCGCCGGTTGAGCTTCTTCTTCGGCGATGGAATGGCAGATCTTGTTAGTTATGGGCATCCCGAGCGTGATATCGAGCAAGTTAGTCATTCCCTCTAGTTTTTTTTGGTCTCTTTCGCTTTATGTAGCTGAAAAAACTGAAATCTAAGGATTCAAGAACGGAATCGAGTGTCCACTAACAAAGTACTCGAAATTTTGTTCTAGCAAGTGGCATTTCTACTGACTTTTCTAGCCCCAGTGGAAAgagaatttattttatttttttgcttttttttttccatattttaTGTTCAATTTTGTGGATAAAGCTCAATTTTCGATCAATTAGTGTAATAATGTACAGTTATGGCATACCCAGAAACATAATATGCCACGAGAATCTTATGAATTTGGAGCTGTTTAAGGAGAACTCTAGGATTAGTATATCAAGAGATTGGATGAAGCTTGCAAATGAATAATCACCAAGTCaaaatgattgatgaacttCTTCCTCTGAGGATGAAGTGATGCAGCTTGGATGGCATCATTAACTCTACAGTTAAGGATGAATTGATGCATAAACTATCATTTTGACGAGCATAAAACTGTTAATACTGTAGTAGTTTAGCTAAACAACAAGTATTGAGCTTTTAAACACTACTCCCCCAGTAAAATTTAGGACATAAAAATAGCTTGGGCTTTGAGGAAGTCATTTAGTTTGTTATTTCAAGGAAAAAGGATCATTCCCATATTCGATTTTGAACGTAGGGGTTGTTACAAATATGAACTAGATGTGGAAATGATACCTTCAGAAAATTTGCATTTATGGACGGCTGGATTTTTTTACGCGAGCGATGAGTGTGACCTAGATATGTTCTTACTTGTGTATCAGATGGCATTGGGCATCTGCCGGTTGGCTTGTCTATGGGTTCCTCTAGATAGGATAGACATATAGAAAGTAGTCGTTTGGAACTGTTAAATTCTATTGCCTCTGATAGTCTGATGGTAttaaaatttcttcttcttcttgtttttttttttcatttttcacgAAGAATGTAATTTCTAAGATTTTAAGCCtttattttaatcatttttactaaatacattATTCCTAGGTGCTCTGAATTTTTTCTGATATTCCCTTTCTATGAAGGCACTCATTACCCTGAAAAAAGGCACACAATTGATCAAGTACAGTAGGAAAGGGAAACCTAAATTCCGTGCCTTCAGAGTTTCACTGGTAAGTTTTCTTTCCTCTGCTTGCAATCAAATTTGGGGGAAGAAACTTTcatattcttctttttgtttgtgtgtCTGGAGTAACTTACCTATTCAATTCTCTAGTGTTTCAGCTTACCTATCTCCTCCATGAATAATTATAGTGAATCTGTCAGCAAGCTCAATGCTTGAATAATTTTAACTTTAGTGGTATTAACAGGATGAAACATCACTGATCTGGATCTCACATGGAGACGAAAGGAATCTAAGGTTGTCATCCGTCTTACGGATCATCCCTGGACAGAGAACTGTGAGTAAAACACCTCATTTGAAAATTCTTGATGAAAAAATCTGCAGTCCAGCCACTTTATGTGATTCTGACATTGTTTCTTCCTCAAGTGGCTTGAATAACTGCTATGGGTGTTTCCTTAACAGGCTGTGTTCAGAAGATACTTGCGCCCAGAAAAGGATTATCTGTCATTTTCACTTATATATAATAACGGTGAAAGATCTCTTGATCTGGTTAGTTCCACTAAACAATGTAAATGGCGGAAATGAACGTAGTTGATTccctttgattttctcatacaCTCATGTAGTCAACTccaaaattttgggataaatgcttggatgatgatgataagtGTTGTCATTGATTGTTCCTGTTTGTAGATCTGCAAGGACAAAGTTGAGGCGGAGGTGTGGTTTGGAGGCCTTAAGACATTGATTGGGAAAAATCGTAACAGACGTGCTACGAGTGATATTTCTGACGTAAGTTTCTGATTTTACGCAGATCCATTTGTGGTTGCAAATAGTGAGTTTTCTGAACTAATCTGATTACATTTAAACCTTCCTAAAGCTTGGTTTGGTTTGTGGGTGTGATGTTTTATGTCAAAGTTAGATTTATTGTCAAAACATCAAGCTTGATTTTAAAAGATACACTTATGCAACCATGCAATATTGAATTTACCTTTTTGATATTTGACCAATGAATAAGCTAAAAAATTCCAGACTAAATTTTAGAAATGACCATATTTGGTGAAATCTTAGTAAAACatgtaaaataaattttggaGCTGGAAAAATCTGCTCAAGAGCAGTGCCTACTACTTAATCACACAAATAATAACTTTCTCTTGTTCTTTTCATGACAGTAGATTCAGTACTAATCGAAGATAAAACTTCCTTATATTCCTCATGCCATTTACGTTGTAGCCACAATAAACAGCCTCTGGCCACAAAATGAGAGAATTGATGATATTGGGATCAACTCATGAATGTAGTGAATTAGGGAAATTCTCCTAGGAGGAAAATAAATAcagacaaacaaaaagaaaagggatagaggaaaaaaatttaaatgaatgaatgaatgtaaatggaaataaagaaagaaagaaaaacacaatgtGTTACTTACATTGAGTTTGCTTTATGCATTTTTACCATTAAGGAGATTACTTGCtcatagttaaaaaaaaaaaacctcccgTATTATCCATTATGAAGCAGCATAATTTAAGTTGCAGAAAAagtaaagaaacaaacaaaggaAGAAGAATTTAAGAATTCATATGGCCTGGATTAGGAAACCTGAATATTGCATCCTCTTAATGAAAGCGACTAGTACTTGCAATCTCGAAGAACACAATGAAATCCCAAAGATCTTTGCAGGTGTTATTACAAACCATAAAATTTTTGTGGTGTAATGTAATTAAGTTAATGATGGAAGATCTTACATGAGCATGTTGAATTGTGTACCATGACGTCTTTTACTCTGAATATGTCTTCCATATTCCGTGAATCCATTGTCAATATCACTTAAGGGAATTGAAGCACTATGTTGTTAAACAACTTTATTTAGCTGCATGTCTACTTTGCAGGTACATGGTGGAGATTTTGTTCAAAATGGTAGTCCTTTTGGTGCATCTCTAGATGACACTTCTAGTATTGCTCGTGGGAGGGTACCTGTTGATTCAGGTTCTCGTGATTCTCCTTTGACATTGGCAAGTTCAGATGTGGTGTCAGATAATGCAAATATGCAACTAAGAACAAGTACTGGAGATGGATTTCGTATTAGTGTCTCAAGTACTCCCAGTTGTTCAAGTGGAGGATCTGGTCCAGAAGACATAGAATCACTGGGTGATGTTTATGTATGGGGAGAAGTTTGGAGTGATGCAGTTTCCGATGGGTCTGTGAGCTCAATCCCAACAAAAGTCGATGTCTTGACACCTAAACCATTAGAATCAAATGTAGTCCTTGATGTTCATCAGATTGCTTGTGGGGTGCGAAATGTTGCCCTTGTAACAAGGCAAGGTGAGGTTTTCACCTGGGGGGAGGAATCTGGGGGTAGACTTGGTCATGGAATTGAAAAAGACTTTAGTCATCCTCGTCTCATCGAGTTCCTGGCTGTTATCAATGTAGATTTTGTTGCATGTGGTGAGTACCATACATGTGCTGTATCTACTTCCGGAGATCTATTCACTTGGGGTGATGGCACCCATAATGCTGGACTTCTTGGACATGGTACTGATGTCAGCCACTGGATACCAAAAAGAGTTTCTGGTCCTTTAGAAGGACTTCAAGTTTTATCTATTGCATGTGGTTCATGGCACTCGGCATTGGCTACTTCCAATGGGAAACTGTTCACATTTGGCGATGGAGCATTTGGTGTTCTAGGCCATGGAGATCGAGAAAGTGTTTCATGTCCAAAAGAAGTTCAGTTGTTGAGTGGACTAAAGACTCTTAAGGTTGCATGTGGAGTATGGCACACAGCCGCTATTGTGGAGGTTATGGGCCAACCTGGTGCAAATATTTCATCTAGAAAGTTGTTCACCTGGGGTGACGGTGACAAATACCGTCTAGGTCATGGAAATAAGGATACTTACCTGCTTCCTACCTGTGTTTCTTGTCTCATCGATTACAACTTCCACCAGCTGGCATGTGGGCACACTATGACTGTAGCCCTCACTACCTCTGGTCATGTGTTTACCATGGGCAGTCCTGAAAACGGTCAGCTAGGAAATCCAATTTCTGATGGAAAGGTACCTTGCTTAGTACAAGATAAATTGGTAGGTGAATTTGTTGAAGAAATTGCTTGTGGTGCATATCATGTTGCGGTCTTGACGTCAAGAAGTGAAGTACTCACTTGGGGAAGGGGTGCCAATGGAAGATTAGGTCATGGGGACACAGAAGATAGAAAATCCCCAACATTGGTCGAAACACTGAAGGATAGGCACGTTAAAAATATAGTCTGTGGCTCAAACTTTACTTCCAGTATATGCATCCATAAGTGGGTCTCAGGAGCAGACCAATCAGTTTGCTCTGGTTGTCGGCAAGCATTTGGTTTTACAAGAAAGAGGCACAACTGCTATCATTGTGGTCTTGTTCATTGCCATGCATGCAGTTCCAGAAAAGCATTGAAAGCAGCATTAGCTCCAACTCCTGGCAAACCGCATCGTGTTTGTGATGCTTGCTATGCAAAACTTAAAGCTGCTGAAGCCGGGAATGATTCAAATATTAACAGAAAAGTTGCTGCTCCTCGCCGGTCAATAGATACTAGGGAAAGAATAGACAGAGGAGAGGTAAGATCTTCCAGGATTTTGCTCTCTCCCACTACAGAACCAGTCAGATACCTTGAAGTCAAGTCTGGAAAACGTGGAGACCATTCTGATTCTCCTTCCATAATAAGGGCTTCTCAAGTTCCTTCACTTTTACAGCTGAAAGATATTGCATTTCCAAGTTCACTAAGTGCTCTTCAAAATGCATGGAAGCCTGCTATGAATCCAACACCTCAGCTTGCTATGAATCCGGCACCTCAGATTGCTCTCCACCCGACACCTCAGATTGCTCTCCACCCAACACCTCAGCCCACTAGCAACTCAAGACCTTCTTCCCCATACTCAAGGAGACCAAGCCCTCCGCGCTCAGCCTCTCCTGGATTTTCCAGAGGTGTTGTTGATACACTCAAAAGATCGAATGATATACTGCACCAAGAATTAGCTAAATTGCACAATCAAGTACCACTTTACCCCTGTTATTCTAGCTTGCTTTACATGCATCCTTGTATTGTTTACGAATCTAATTCAAGAAGCTGTCGAAAAGAAATAACCCTATCTTCTTCCAATTGACATCAGATTAGAACATTGAACCAGAAGTGTGATGTTCAAGACATGGAGATTCAGAAACTGCAGAAGAACGCTCAAGATGCTGCTTCCTTGGCTGAAGCTGAATCTTCCAGGTGTAGAGAAGCAAAGGACATTGTGAAGTCCATCACAGAACAGGTAGATTTACTTTCCTCAAATTCACTTTGTCATTCAATACAATGAATTTCAGATGCTAATATGCTTCTGGTAATTGTAAATAATGATGATAGAGATGGTATAAGTTAGAGCCAATAACATTTAATCGAGTTAGAGACTTATAATAGTTGGAATTGAATTTTATGCGTATAGTATGTGTGAGTATGTGCACACAAATGAGCaatgtagaaaaataaatgaaagagaaaattaaTAGCATACAAGTACTTCAGTAAATGCCATAGCACAATTTGTTTAATTAGTAGCAAAAGTACTTTAATAGCTACGCAAAAGACAACTAAAAGTGACAAGAATGGGAATATTTGTTTACAATGCAACATAGGAGAAAAGATCATGCTATTCATCAAATTAAACATATTTACATACTCACATAATTTTTACCATCCTGGTTGTGCCTGGTTATTTGCTTGCCACCTTTTTAATTAGATTATTCAATGTACAAACAAAAGCAAATGAATGCAACCAAATTTAGCTGTCTACAACAAATTTTTTACCATGTTTCCACCTGCATGGATCAATTGAGATACAACCCTGTTATTCATTGTCATCCTAGACAAAGCAAATATTTATGTGAAATTTATGTATCCTTGTATTTATTGAAAAAGCTAAGAGTAACTCAACTTTTTGTATAATGAAACATGTATGGCATGAATCCATGCAAATAACAACTATGATTCACATTACAGAATGAATATGTTCTTGAATTCATTGGTCATGTGAGTAATAGGTGACATGCTTCATTTTTTGGATAAGTTGTAtccttttttaattattgtcATTAGCGTGAAAGGG is a genomic window containing:
- the LOC120001373 gene encoding PH, RCC1 and FYVE domains-containing protein 1-like translates to MADLVSYGHPERDIEQALITLKKGTQLIKYSRKGKPKFRAFRVSLDETSLIWISHGDERNLRLSSVLRIIPGQRTAVFRRYLRPEKDYLSFSLIYNNGERSLDLICKDKVEAEVWFGGLKTLIGKNRNRRATSDISDVHGGDFVQNGSPFGASLDDTSSIARGRVPVDSGSRDSPLTLASSDVVSDNANMQLRTSTGDGFRISVSSTPSCSSGGSGPEDIESLGDVYVWGEVWSDAVSDGSVSSIPTKVDVLTPKPLESNVVLDVHQIACGVRNVALVTRQGEVFTWGEESGGRLGHGIEKDFSHPRLIEFLAVINVDFVACGEYHTCAVSTSGDLFTWGDGTHNAGLLGHGTDVSHWIPKRVSGPLEGLQVLSIACGSWHSALATSNGKLFTFGDGAFGVLGHGDRESVSCPKEVQLLSGLKTLKVACGVWHTAAIVEVMGQPGANISSRKLFTWGDGDKYRLGHGNKDTYLLPTCVSCLIDYNFHQLACGHTMTVALTTSGHVFTMGSPENGQLGNPISDGKVPCLVQDKLVGEFVEEIACGAYHVAVLTSRSEVLTWGRGANGRLGHGDTEDRKSPTLVETLKDRHVKNIVCGSNFTSSICIHKWVSGADQSVCSGCRQAFGFTRKRHNCYHCGLVHCHACSSRKALKAALAPTPGKPHRVCDACYAKLKAAEAGNDSNINRKVAAPRRSIDTRERIDRGEVRSSRILLSPTTEPVRYLEVKSGKRGDHSDSPSIIRASQVPSLLQLKDIAFPSSLSALQNAWKPAMNPTPQLAMNPAPQIALHPTPQIALHPTPQPTSNSRPSSPYSRRPSPPRSASPGFSRGVVDTLKRSNDILHQELAKLHNQIRTLNQKCDVQDMEIQKLQKNAQDAASLAEAESSRCREAKDIVKSITEQLKEITEKLPPECQESETFRMMSAHAEAFLNTNETSEDSSSLPTGSEPHQQIAHDENPMVHESSNKMEDHDNSTGATDMSHCSGNVPYDSRPSVSTTNGAASHQSSGKDSKSTNATTRRSEGEKEIIEQFEPGVYVTFVQRRNGGRNFKRVRFSKRKFAEQQAEEWWNRNKERVLKRYNTQIPNNAHVRSSSSIPATSEEHKEEGPPSHEIQASKEESSSEA